One genomic region from Campylobacter concisus encodes:
- a CDS encoding HlyD family type I secretion periplasmic adaptor subunit has translation MQEDIKNKQSENQKNEKRLISENNIKEQEEASNKILNSVDDIKSNLQTKNYDAYDLKFMSSLSEAVLAKAPSTSKKILYTVAITMFWLLIWASWAQIDEITRGSGKIIPSGKNQAIQNLEGGIVDQIFVKEGDEVKKDQILIRLDNKNFTSSYGESKLRLDELQAKFMRLDAEANDKEFDYDEARDANNSKAIRYELSLHNSNIDHLNEQIGILTEQIHQRQSELVELKNKISQTQNSYNLVLKEKAIMEPIFKKGLVSEVEYIQLQRRVNDLRGELDAAVLAVPRVESTIKEAKNKIEEAKLAFKNNAKKELNEVSAEIARINESQISLSDRVERTYVRSPVNGIVSKMMVHTVSGVIKPGENIAEIVPLEDKLVAEVKVKPADVAFLRPGLDTMVKFTAYDFSIYGGLKGKVTQISADTETNEKTGESYYLVRIETEKNYLGSEEKPLRIKVGMIVSADIITGKKTILDYLLKPILKAKQNALTER, from the coding sequence ATGCAAGAAGATATCAAGAATAAACAAAGTGAAAATCAAAAAAATGAAAAAAGATTAATTTCTGAAAATAACATAAAAGAACAAGAGGAAGCTAGTAATAAAATTTTAAATAGTGTAGATGACATAAAGTCTAATCTTCAAACAAAAAATTATGATGCTTATGATTTGAAATTTATGTCAAGTCTTTCTGAGGCTGTCTTGGCTAAAGCTCCATCTACATCTAAAAAGATACTCTATACAGTTGCTATAACTATGTTTTGGCTTCTTATTTGGGCCTCTTGGGCACAAATAGATGAGATCACAAGAGGTAGTGGCAAGATCATCCCGTCTGGAAAAAACCAAGCGATACAAAATCTCGAAGGCGGTATAGTCGATCAAATTTTTGTAAAAGAGGGTGATGAAGTCAAGAAAGATCAAATTCTAATAAGGCTAGATAATAAAAATTTTACGAGTAGCTATGGTGAGTCAAAACTAAGACTTGATGAACTTCAAGCAAAATTTATGAGACTTGATGCTGAGGCGAATGATAAGGAATTTGACTACGATGAAGCTAGAGATGCGAACAATAGCAAAGCCATAAGATATGAGCTAAGTTTGCATAATTCAAATATCGATCACTTAAATGAACAGATAGGAATTTTAACAGAGCAAATTCATCAACGCCAGAGTGAATTAGTCGAATTAAAAAATAAAATTTCTCAAACTCAAAATAGCTATAATCTTGTTCTAAAAGAAAAGGCCATTATGGAGCCAATCTTTAAAAAAGGTCTTGTTAGTGAGGTTGAATACATCCAGCTTCAAAGGCGTGTAAATGATTTAAGAGGCGAGCTTGACGCCGCTGTTCTTGCTGTGCCAAGAGTTGAGTCAACTATAAAAGAAGCAAAAAATAAGATTGAAGAAGCAAAGCTTGCTTTTAAAAATAATGCAAAAAAAGAGCTTAACGAAGTTTCGGCAGAGATTGCAAGGATAAATGAGTCTCAGATCAGCCTAAGTGATAGAGTGGAAAGAACATATGTAAGATCTCCAGTAAACGGTATTGTTAGTAAAATGATGGTTCATACAGTATCAGGAGTTATCAAGCCTGGCGAAAATATTGCCGAGATCGTTCCTCTTGAGGATAAATTGGTTGCTGAAGTAAAAGTAAAACCAGCTGATGTTGCATTTTTGAGGCCTGGACTTGATACGATGGTTAAATTTACGGCTTATGATTTTAGTATTTACGGTGGTTTAAAAGGCAAAGTAACGCAGATTAGTGCCGATACGGAGACTAATGAAAAAACTGGCGAGAGCTATTATTTAGTCAGGATAGAAACTGAGAAAAATTATCTTGGTAGCGAAGAAAAACCGCTTAGAATAAAAGTAGGTATGATAGTCTCAGCTGATATCATTACCGGCAAAAAGACAATACTTGATTATTTATTAAAGCCTATTTTAAAGGCAAAGCAAAATGCCTTAACGGAGAGGTAA
- a CDS encoding DUF5416 family protein: MGKIAFYDKKFGEYEIEKFQNLQNFYLIKDDHYCDIVNDEIERFKFSDCEIDFLQLVDVASRHKKLFENIKIQDDIVRSIKILIKGCDQSLDKFDFDPGILNLNAPYKYAISQDFFEMTILLEEKPSVVTKFFSSIDYKIYKNGESRHIEFFINSKKIYERII, encoded by the coding sequence ATGGGCAAGATCGCTTTTTATGATAAGAAATTTGGTGAATATGAGATCGAAAAATTTCAAAATTTACAAAATTTCTATCTCATAAAAGATGATCATTACTGCGATATAGTTAATGATGAAATTGAACGATTTAAATTTAGTGATTGTGAAATAGATTTTTTACAATTAGTAGATGTTGCTAGTAGACATAAAAAACTATTTGAAAATATAAAAATTCAAGATGATATAGTAAGAAGCATTAAAATTTTAATAAAAGGCTGTGACCAGAGTTTGGATAAGTTTGACTTTGATCCTGGAATTTTAAATTTAAATGCTCCTTATAAATATGCTATATCACAAGATTTTTTCGAAATGACCATTCTTTTAGAAGAAAAACCTTCTGTGGTTACTAAATTTTTCTCATCAATAGATTACAAGATATACAAAAATGGCGAAAGTCGTCATATAGAATTCTTTATAAATAGTAAAAAAATTTATGAAAGAATCATATAA
- a CDS encoding response regulator transcription factor has product MQVILFTQNSALNNIWRSYFTGNRDVKFIHNRKEFFSHINDDVDIIGIDIDVFKDNIDDVIKNIIENSPNIKILILSNRPTINEGKHLLTLGIKGYANSHMRKTHFEDAFETIFNGNIWLYQEFVQAMISELTGSYINSESEKVDKKTDLSELSSREREIADLIYHGLTNNEISEKTGITLRTVKAHTSSIYSKLNVKDRIGLVLLMKQLDA; this is encoded by the coding sequence ATGCAAGTTATTTTATTTACACAAAATAGTGCATTAAACAATATTTGGAGAAGCTATTTTACTGGCAATAGAGATGTGAAATTTATACATAATAGAAAAGAGTTTTTTTCTCATATAAATGATGATGTTGATATTATAGGTATTGATATTGATGTTTTTAAAGATAATATTGATGATGTTATAAAAAATATAATTGAAAATTCCCCAAATATAAAAATACTCATACTCTCAAATAGACCAACGATAAACGAAGGCAAGCATCTGCTTACACTTGGAATCAAGGGCTATGCAAATTCCCACATGAGAAAGACTCACTTTGAAGATGCTTTTGAAACTATTTTTAATGGAAATATATGGCTTTACCAAGAATTCGTTCAGGCAATGATTAGTGAGCTAACCGGTTCATATATTAATAGTGAAAGTGAAAAGGTAGACAAAAAGACCGACCTCTCTGAACTTAGTTCAAGGGAAAGAGAAATTGCAGATTTAATCTATCATGGTCTAACAAATAATGAAATTTCAGAAAAAACAGGTATTACACTAAGGACGGTCAAAGCGCATACAAGCTCGATTTATAGTAAGCTAAATGTAAAAGATAGAATAGGGCTTGTGCTTTTAATGAAGCAGCTTGACGCATAA
- the tuf gene encoding elongation factor Tu, with amino-acid sequence MAKEKFSRNKPHVNIGTIGHVDHGKTTLTAAISAVLSRKGLAELKDYDNIDNAPEEKERGITIATSHIEYETEKRHYAHVDCPGHADYVKNMITGAAQMDGAILVVSAADGPMPQTREHILLSRQVGVPYIVVFMNKADMVDDAELLELVEMEIRELLNEYNFPGDDTPIVAGSALQALNEAKAGQDGEWSAKIMELMDAVDSYIPTPVRATDKDLLMPIEDVFSISGRGTVVTGRIEKGVVKVGDTIEIVGIKPTQTTTVTGVEMFRKEMDQGEAGDNVGVLLRGTKKEDVERGMVLCKPKSITPHTKFEGEVYILTKEEGGRHTPFFNNYRPQFYVRTTDVTGSITLPEGTEMVMPGDNIRISVELIAPVALEEGTRFAIREGGRTVGSGVVSKILG; translated from the coding sequence ATGGCTAAAGAAAAATTTTCACGTAACAAGCCGCACGTAAACATAGGTACTATTGGTCACGTAGATCATGGTAAAACTACATTAACAGCTGCAATATCTGCTGTTCTTTCACGCAAAGGACTTGCTGAGCTAAAAGATTATGATAATATTGATAATGCTCCAGAAGAAAAAGAGCGTGGTATTACAATTGCTACTTCACATATTGAGTACGAGACAGAGAAACGCCACTATGCTCACGTTGACTGCCCAGGTCACGCCGACTATGTTAAAAACATGATTACAGGTGCTGCTCAAATGGATGGCGCCATTCTAGTTGTTTCTGCAGCAGACGGTCCAATGCCACAAACTAGAGAGCACATCTTGCTATCTCGCCAAGTTGGTGTTCCTTATATTGTTGTTTTCATGAACAAAGCTGATATGGTTGACGACGCTGAGCTACTTGAGCTAGTTGAGATGGAAATCCGCGAACTACTTAATGAGTATAACTTCCCAGGCGATGACACTCCAATTGTTGCTGGTTCAGCTCTTCAAGCTTTAAATGAAGCAAAAGCTGGACAAGATGGCGAATGGTCAGCAAAAATTATGGAACTAATGGATGCAGTTGATAGCTATATTCCAACTCCAGTTCGTGCTACAGATAAAGATCTTCTTATGCCAATCGAAGACGTTTTCTCAATCTCAGGTCGTGGTACAGTTGTAACAGGTAGAATCGAGAAAGGTGTTGTTAAAGTTGGTGACACAATAGAAATCGTTGGTATCAAACCTACACAAACAACAACAGTTACTGGTGTTGAGATGTTTAGAAAAGAGATGGATCAAGGCGAGGCTGGCGACAACGTCGGTGTTCTTTTAAGAGGCACTAAAAAAGAAGACGTTGAGCGCGGCATGGTTCTTTGTAAGCCAAAATCAATCACACCCCATACAAAATTTGAGGGTGAGGTTTATATCCTAACTAAAGAAGAGGGTGGTCGCCATACTCCTTTCTTTAATAATTATAGACCACAATTTTATGTAAGAACAACTGACGTTACTGGTTCTATTACTCTTCCAGAGGGTACAGAAATGGTTATGCCAGGTGATAACATAAGAATTTCTGTTGAGCTAATCGCTCCAGTTGCACTTGAAGAAGGTACTCGTTTTGCTATCCGTGAGGGTGGTAGAACAGTTGGTTCAGGTGTTGTTTCAAAAATACTTGGTTAA
- the rpmG gene encoding 50S ribosomal protein L33, with the protein MRIKIGLKCSESGDINYTTTKNSKTTTEKVELKKYCPRLKKHTVHKEVKLKS; encoded by the coding sequence ATGAGAATTAAAATCGGTTTAAAATGCTCTGAGAGTGGTGATATAAATTATACTACAACAAAAAATAGTAAAACTACTACAGAAAAGGTTGAGCTCAAAAAATATTGCCCAAGATTAAAAAAACATACTGTTCACAAAGAAGTTAAATTAAAAAGCTAA
- the secE gene encoding preprotein translocase subunit SecE, producing the protein MEKFINYIKLSKLEIMKVIYPTKEQIRNAFFAVFIVVAVVSLFLALVDVIMSFVLSKVI; encoded by the coding sequence ATGGAAAAATTTATAAATTATATTAAGCTTTCTAAATTGGAAATAATGAAGGTTATTTACCCTACAAAAGAACAAATTAGAAATGCTTTTTTTGCAGTTTTTATCGTAGTTGCTGTTGTTTCACTTTTTTTAGCTCTTGTTGATGTTATTATGTCCTTTGTTTTATCTAAAGTTATATGA
- the nusG gene encoding transcription termination/antitermination protein NusG produces MSHKWYAIQTYAGSEMAVKRGIENLVKDHGIEDQLKEVIVPTEDVIEIKNGKQKINERTLYPGYAFAFLDLDTALWHRIQSLPKVGRFIGEAKKPTPLSEKDINTILEKVQKRAAPKPKIFFEDGESVRITEGPFANFTGIVEEYDMIHGKLRLNVSIFGRSTPVDILYSQVEKII; encoded by the coding sequence ATGTCACATAAATGGTATGCTATACAGACTTACGCTGGAAGCGAAATGGCAGTAAAAAGAGGAATTGAAAACTTAGTAAAAGATCATGGAATAGAAGATCAACTAAAAGAAGTTATAGTTCCTACAGAAGATGTAATAGAAATAAAAAATGGCAAGCAAAAAATCAACGAAAGAACTCTTTACCCAGGCTATGCTTTTGCATTCTTAGATCTTGATACAGCTCTTTGGCATAGAATTCAGTCTTTGCCAAAAGTTGGACGTTTTATCGGTGAAGCTAAAAAGCCTACACCATTATCTGAAAAAGATATAAATACTATTTTAGAAAAAGTTCAAAAAAGAGCTGCACCAAAACCTAAGATATTCTTTGAAGATGGCGAGAGTGTTCGCATAACAGAAGGTCCTTTTGCTAACTTTACAGGTATTGTTGAAGAATATGACATGATACATGGCAAACTTAGACTAAATGTTTCTATTTTTGGTAGAAGCACCCCTGTTGATATTTTGTATTCGCAAGTTGAAAAGATAATTTAA
- the rplK gene encoding 50S ribosomal protein L11 has translation MAKKVIGEIKLQIAATKANPSPPVGPALGQKGVNIMEFCKAFNERTKDMVGFNIPVVITVYADKSFTFITKQPPATDLIKKAAGITKGTDNPLKNKVGKLTKAQVLEIVEKKLVDLNTNDKEQAAKIIAGSARSMGVEVID, from the coding sequence ATGGCTAAAAAAGTTATAGGTGAAATAAAATTACAAATTGCCGCAACAAAAGCAAATCCTAGCCCTCCAGTTGGTCCAGCACTTGGACAAAAGGGTGTTAACATTATGGAATTTTGTAAAGCCTTTAATGAGAGAACAAAAGATATGGTCGGATTTAATATCCCAGTTGTTATTACAGTTTATGCTGATAAAAGTTTTACATTTATCACAAAGCAACCACCTGCGACTGACCTTATTAAAAAGGCTGCAGGTATAACAAAGGGAACTGATAATCCTTTGAAAAACAAAGTAGGTAAATTAACTAAAGCTCAGGTTCTTGAGATAGTTGAGAAAAAACTTGTTGATTTAAATACAAATGATAAAGAGCAAGCAGCTAAGATCATTGCTGGTTCAGCTCGCTCAATGGGTGTCGAAGTAATAGACTAA
- the rplA gene encoding 50S ribosomal protein L1 — translation MGKTSKRFQELLKKVEQDKIYNLSEAIDTVKSLASAKFNETVEIALKLNVDPRHADQMVRGSVVLPAGTGKTVRVAVIAKDAKADEAKAAGADIIGADDLIEDIQKGIMNFDVLIATPNLMGLVGKVGRILGPKGLMPNPKTGTVTMDVAQAVNNAKSGQVNFRVDKQGNIHAGLGKVNFTKEQLSENISTFIKAINKHKPAAAKGRYVKNASLSLTMSPSISLDTQEVMDLK, via the coding sequence ATGGGAAAAACTAGTAAGAGATTTCAAGAATTGCTCAAAAAAGTAGAGCAAGATAAAATTTATAACCTTAGCGAAGCTATTGACACAGTTAAATCTTTGGCTTCTGCTAAATTTAATGAAACAGTTGAGATCGCATTAAAATTAAATGTTGATCCAAGACATGCTGATCAAATGGTTCGTGGTTCAGTTGTTTTGCCGGCCGGTACAGGTAAAACTGTAAGAGTTGCTGTTATTGCTAAAGATGCTAAAGCTGATGAGGCAAAGGCAGCTGGTGCTGATATTATTGGTGCAGATGATTTAATTGAAGATATACAAAAAGGTATAATGAATTTTGATGTTCTTATAGCTACTCCAAACTTAATGGGTCTAGTAGGTAAAGTCGGTAGAATTTTAGGACCAAAAGGTTTGATGCCAAACCCAAAAACTGGAACAGTTACAATGGACGTTGCTCAAGCTGTAAATAATGCAAAGAGCGGTCAAGTAAATTTCCGTGTTGACAAACAAGGAAATATCCATGCTGGCCTTGGCAAAGTAAACTTTACTAAAGAACAACTTAGTGAAAATATTTCAACATTTATAAAAGCAATAAATAAACATAAACCAGCTGCTGCAAAAGGCAGATATGTTAAAAATGCTTCATTGTCTTTAACAATGAGCCCATCTATATCTCTTGATACTCAAGAAGTTATGGATTTAAAATAA
- the rplJ gene encoding 50S ribosomal protein L10, producing the protein MTRNEKSEVVAKLESEFKTAEAVVVCDYRGLSVKKLEVLRNSAKEQNVKVQVIKNTLANIALKNSDKVGMELKDTNIYLWSEDQLAVTKVAAKFEESNADLFKIKTAYIDGEVASVDKVKALSKMPSRDELIAMLLQVWNAPIQNFTIGLNALKEKKEQSA; encoded by the coding sequence GTGACACGTAACGAAAAATCTGAAGTTGTTGCAAAATTAGAGAGTGAATTTAAAACTGCTGAAGCTGTTGTAGTTTGTGACTATCGTGGTCTTTCAGTCAAAAAACTTGAAGTTTTAAGAAATTCTGCAAAAGAACAAAATGTAAAAGTTCAGGTGATTAAAAATACTCTTGCAAATATTGCTCTTAAAAATTCTGATAAAGTCGGAATGGAACTCAAAGATACAAATATCTATCTTTGGAGCGAAGATCAATTAGCAGTAACTAAAGTAGCCGCAAAATTTGAAGAGTCTAATGCTGATCTTTTCAAAATAAAAACAGCTTATATTGATGGCGAAGTTGCTAGCGTTGATAAAGTTAAAGCTCTATCTAAAATGCCTAGCCGTGATGAGCTTATTGCGATGCTTTTACAAGTTTGGAATGCGCCAATTCAAAATTTCACAATTGGTTTGAATGCGCTTAAAGAGAAAAAAGAACAATCAGCTTAA
- the rplL gene encoding 50S ribosomal protein L7/L12, which produces MAITKEDVLEFISNLSVLELSELVKEFEEKFGVSAAPVMVAGGAVAAGGAAAAAEEKTEFNIVLVDSGDKKINVIKVVRALTGLGLKEAKDAVEGTPSVLKEGVSKDEAEAAKKELEEAGAKVELK; this is translated from the coding sequence ATGGCAATTACTAAAGAAGATGTGTTAGAGTTTATATCTAATCTTTCTGTACTTGAACTTAGTGAACTTGTAAAAGAGTTCGAAGAGAAATTTGGTGTTAGCGCAGCTCCTGTAATGGTAGCTGGTGGTGCTGTTGCAGCAGGCGGTGCAGCAGCTGCAGCAGAGGAAAAAACAGAATTTAACATTGTCTTGGTTGATTCTGGTGATAAGAAAATTAACGTTATTAAAGTTGTTAGAGCGCTTACTGGTCTTGGCCTTAAAGAGGCCAAAGACGCAGTTGAGGGAACACCATCTGTTCTTAAAGAAGGCGTTAGCAAAGATGAGGCTGAGGCAGCTAAAAAAGAGCTTGAGGAAGCTGGTGCTAAGGTTGAACTTAAATAA